A single Trichocoleus desertorum ATA4-8-CV12 DNA region contains:
- a CDS encoding PadR family transcriptional regulator, which yields MTTKMREVVIGLLMENPMHAYALKKVMGPRLPPGELVNDGILYPLLSKLAKEGLISGKDEISPGGKSRRVYNVTASGRELFAQWLRSSEDEADEATYDFFLGHPLLAKVQFFSQLTESERRAKLAEHVARTQAKLNDYRLIREEMIERQADEFRIRLLDLGASHHRQTLRWLKLLMTQRTEDALTL from the coding sequence ATGACGACCAAGATGCGAGAAGTGGTGATCGGCCTGCTGATGGAGAACCCAATGCATGCATATGCCTTGAAGAAGGTCATGGGACCGCGCCTTCCGCCAGGCGAGCTGGTGAATGACGGCATCCTCTATCCGTTGCTGTCCAAGCTGGCCAAGGAGGGACTCATCAGCGGTAAAGACGAAATCAGTCCAGGGGGTAAATCTCGTCGCGTCTACAACGTAACCGCCTCTGGTCGGGAGCTGTTCGCACAATGGCTCAGGTCCTCGGAGGACGAGGCTGACGAGGCTACTTATGACTTTTTTCTTGGCCACCCCCTTCTTGCAAAAGTGCAGTTTTTCAGTCAGCTGACCGAAAGTGAGCGGCGCGCCAAGTTAGCCGAACACGTAGCACGTACTCAAGCTAAGCTGAACGACTATCGCTTGATCCGGGAGGAGATGATTGAACGCCAGGCTGATGAATTCCGCATCCGGTTGTTAGATCTCGGTGCTTCGCATCATCGTCAGACCTTACGTTGGCTCAAGCTACTGATGACGCAACGAACTGAAGATGCCCTTACTCTCTGA
- a CDS encoding cupin domain-containing protein, whose amino-acid sequence MSKNPDPVIAPSPVESVVDRTEWARFMTDDEYYPFLVKKNLRPAIWRWDDLKPRLDEVLKDPLRRADRRFIALVNDDTGEAGGVFPSIFLGIQTFAPGEHIVAHRHNSYALYHIVQGEGYSILDGQRFDWKQGDTFACPPMASHEHINSGTVPAIQYVIQDMPARAMDRNLIWEEPIGRVFHMVEGKAPHQD is encoded by the coding sequence ATGTCCAAAAATCCTGATCCTGTAATCGCACCTTCGCCAGTTGAAAGTGTCGTTGACCGTACCGAGTGGGCCCGGTTTATGACCGATGACGAGTACTACCCTTTCCTCGTCAAGAAGAACCTGCGCCCGGCCATTTGGCGCTGGGACGATCTTAAGCCTCGACTGGACGAAGTACTGAAAGATCCGCTGCGGCGAGCTGATCGACGCTTCATCGCTTTGGTCAATGACGATACCGGCGAGGCAGGGGGTGTATTCCCGTCAATCTTCCTGGGCATACAGACGTTCGCACCTGGCGAGCACATTGTTGCTCACCGCCACAACTCCTATGCGCTTTATCACATCGTGCAAGGTGAAGGCTATTCAATCCTTGATGGTCAGCGTTTCGATTGGAAGCAGGGTGACACCTTCGCCTGTCCACCGATGGCTAGCCACGAGCACATCAATTCGGGCACGGTGCCCGCCATCCAGTACGTAATTCAGGATATGCCAGCACGCGCGATGGACCGGAACCTGATCTGGGAAGAGCCGATTGGGCGCGTATTTCACATGGTTGAAGGTAAAGCACCTCACCAAGACTGA
- a CDS encoding response regulator, producing the protein MTIISITGVVPHVVAVDDDPDIRDLLRGYLEDNEIRVSTLATGAGLSDVLDRDTIDLVVLDVRLPGENGMQIARRLREKSPTLPILMLTGRADEADRVMGLELGADDYITKPFSSRELLARIRALLRRSHAQTRVPDAIGRVRAYRFGQWELNVGLRRLSSPQGEPIGLTNGEFSLLTAFLSAPQRTLTRSQLLELTRLHDAEVYDRSIDIQILRLRRKIERDATRPEFIVTHRGSGYAFEAPVDVVR; encoded by the coding sequence ATGACAATTATTAGTATCACTGGCGTTGTTCCTCATGTCGTCGCGGTTGATGATGACCCAGACATTCGCGATTTGCTACGGGGCTACCTTGAAGACAATGAAATTCGAGTGTCAACGCTAGCGACAGGTGCTGGGCTATCGGACGTTCTTGATCGCGACACCATAGATCTTGTAGTGCTTGACGTTCGCTTACCTGGTGAAAACGGAATGCAAATTGCCCGCCGACTGAGAGAAAAATCACCAACCCTTCCAATACTTATGCTGACAGGTCGTGCTGACGAAGCAGATAGAGTTATGGGCTTAGAGCTTGGAGCGGACGACTACATTACTAAACCATTTTCTAGCAGAGAACTTCTCGCGCGCATCCGGGCACTTTTACGAAGATCTCACGCGCAAACTAGAGTGCCAGATGCCATTGGTCGTGTACGTGCTTATCGCTTTGGTCAATGGGAATTGAATGTAGGTTTGCGTCGGCTTTCTAGCCCACAAGGTGAGCCGATTGGCCTGACCAATGGCGAGTTTAGCCTTCTCACTGCATTCCTAAGTGCTCCTCAAAGAACACTTACAAGAAGTCAATTGCTTGAACTAACTCGATTGCATGACGCAGAAGTTTACGATCGATCAATAGATATACAGATCCTTCGACTTCGGAGAAAAATTGAGCGCGATGCTACAAGACCAGAGTTCATCGTTACACATCGTGGATCCGGATATGCCTTCGAAGCCCCAGTAGATGTGGTCCGTTAA
- a CDS encoding dienelactone hydrolase family protein, giving the protein MKQDIGSSFERQALKDAAGDTFHVSVLRRTEGWSEHAVVLLPAIAGVNPYIEEVALQLSNEGYDVVVMDYFSRVGTPPDLSTHEKIGEAVQALDDRRVLQEVDVVIGWLAMAGIDRSHVGVLGFCIGGTYAVLSCESSNTPGCAVAYYGQLAYSKKTTQKPRDPVDAAEHLRAPVLGHFGTKDRLIGAPEINDFSERLWATGLAHEVHTYAGAPHAFDEWFRPMVFRPVASAEAWERTRIFLDWHLRQRTVRRALSYLSSSTLETNHVQKS; this is encoded by the coding sequence ATGAAGCAGGACATCGGATCGTCGTTCGAGAGACAAGCACTGAAGGACGCAGCAGGCGACACATTTCATGTGAGTGTGCTGCGGCGTACAGAGGGTTGGAGTGAGCATGCGGTGGTACTGCTTCCCGCAATTGCCGGAGTGAATCCCTACATTGAAGAGGTTGCGTTGCAGCTGTCGAACGAGGGGTATGACGTTGTTGTCATGGACTACTTCAGTCGTGTAGGTACCCCTCCAGATCTTTCCACGCATGAAAAAATTGGGGAGGCAGTTCAGGCCCTCGACGACCGGAGGGTTCTCCAAGAGGTCGACGTTGTTATTGGCTGGCTGGCCATGGCAGGGATCGACCGAAGCCATGTTGGGGTGCTGGGCTTCTGTATTGGCGGCACATATGCAGTGCTGTCTTGCGAATCAAGCAATACACCTGGGTGTGCTGTTGCGTACTACGGCCAACTGGCCTATTCAAAGAAAACGACACAGAAGCCACGCGACCCAGTGGACGCGGCGGAGCATTTGCGCGCTCCTGTGCTCGGGCACTTCGGAACCAAGGATCGGCTGATCGGTGCACCAGAGATCAACGACTTTAGTGAGCGGTTGTGGGCCACCGGACTGGCGCATGAGGTGCACACCTATGCAGGCGCTCCACACGCTTTTGACGAATGGTTCCGGCCGATGGTGTTCCGTCCTGTCGCCTCCGCTGAGGCGTGGGAGCGGACACGAATCTTCCTTGACTGGCATCTGCGGCAACGTACCGTGCGTCGCGCTCTTTCTTACCTTTCTTCCTCAACCCTGGAGACAAACCATGTCCAAAAATCCTGA
- a CDS encoding TolC family protein has protein sequence MQSSGATDNSYSYPDHLNYWWRSWGDQRLNDLIQKAWSNNSDVRVAVARLKEVHARRAEVDAAKYPSLALLARSAREEKSDAVQSSHKLNLVASYEVDFWGRIATQRSSSEYDSQAQSWALALVQWSLAAQMAETYTDLIAINSKIASAGEARGTIYKSVKLINLGFNFGTHSILDLERAKADLAAADSVMESLRRLRLALHTRMALISGESAEKIESYFPDANESDLTKLLSLSLPAGSLEQAIRNRPDVQEALFLLASRDAAWVATSQARWPQITLTGDIRGDSNRISKIFSSGNILWSIAQGLAINLLDGGAANARTDQAHSRAEAARARYEHAIARALLEIREAYTATEINQSLLEAQQRRAVAMDMSVSMARVGYEAGTLALIDFLDVQRQALIARMSLADSQRDQILGKVAALKALGTGHSGAGRVLTQGAHRHGEY, from the coding sequence TTGCAGTCAAGTGGCGCTACCGACAATTCATACTCGTACCCAGATCATCTGAATTATTGGTGGAGAAGCTGGGGCGATCAAAGACTTAATGACCTCATTCAAAAGGCCTGGAGTAATAATAGCGATGTACGAGTTGCAGTCGCTCGACTTAAGGAAGTACACGCTCGGAGAGCTGAGGTAGATGCAGCTAAGTATCCTTCTCTGGCACTTCTTGCGCGTAGTGCCCGGGAGGAGAAATCAGATGCAGTTCAATCTTCTCATAAGCTAAATCTTGTTGCCTCTTACGAAGTTGACTTTTGGGGGCGTATTGCGACCCAACGATCTTCATCTGAATACGATTCACAAGCACAGTCCTGGGCATTAGCATTAGTTCAATGGTCACTGGCAGCACAGATGGCAGAGACATACACGGATTTAATTGCTATCAACTCGAAAATCGCTTCTGCAGGCGAGGCGAGAGGCACAATTTATAAATCGGTAAAACTAATTAATTTGGGATTCAATTTTGGGACGCACTCGATTTTGGACTTGGAGCGAGCCAAAGCTGATCTTGCGGCCGCAGATTCAGTGATGGAATCATTACGGCGCCTTAGATTGGCCCTGCATACCAGGATGGCTTTGATCTCTGGTGAAAGTGCGGAAAAAATAGAGTCATATTTTCCTGATGCCAATGAATCCGATTTGACCAAATTGTTGTCTCTGTCATTGCCTGCAGGCTCACTTGAGCAAGCCATTAGAAATCGGCCTGATGTTCAAGAAGCTTTATTCCTTCTGGCAAGTCGTGATGCCGCATGGGTTGCGACAAGCCAAGCACGTTGGCCTCAGATAACTCTTACTGGCGATATTAGAGGTGATTCAAATCGGATCTCCAAAATATTCTCTTCAGGTAATATTTTGTGGTCGATAGCACAGGGATTAGCTATTAATTTGCTTGATGGCGGTGCCGCAAATGCTCGCACTGATCAAGCACATTCGCGTGCAGAGGCAGCACGTGCGCGGTATGAGCATGCGATCGCGCGCGCACTTCTGGAAATCCGAGAGGCTTATACGGCCACCGAGATCAATCAATCGCTTTTAGAGGCACAACAACGGAGGGCCGTTGCAATGGATATGTCGGTTTCCATGGCAAGAGTGGGATACGAGGCTGGAACACTAGCGCTAATTGATTTTCTTGACGTGCAGCGACAGGCACTAATAGCGCGCATGAGTTTGGCAGATAGTCAGAGAGACCAAATTCTTGGCAAAGTTGCTGCCCTCAAGGCACTTGGTACGGGACATAGTGGAGCAGGGCGTGTACTGACGCAGGGTGCCCATAGACATGGAGAATATTAA
- a CDS encoding response regulator: MINDIQRDLQAQASIIAEQTARGIQAVDIVLGNLADRISNEPELLQDRDKLGELLTHQAEGLVQTEGLVVVDARGGPLATSSELRELPPGEIISNQSVFQSLKLSAVPKLWVGNVTRGSINSAMTFAMGRRISALTNDFAGVVSAHGKVEYFQRFYRDSFQDKPIRISLMHRDGWLLARHPPANEMLGHRLEVLATLLPTESTITSTVARLPSPVDGADHFVALQVVPEYPLVIAVSLEASTALSDWRDHAWTTLFRTGILCALAAMLLWMVSRQINALQTARNSLQVSDERYAIAMEGSRGGHWVYDTKSDILYSSEAVNKLFGLNAQARSMPRLAYYALLPIHPDDRKNLIENSNAVIKGEADRLEQEYRIELSDGEHWILTRAQRFQSSEAGGIQVAGVSVDITERKQLEAERERLSEELRRAQRMEAIGTLAGGIAHDFNNILASILGHGELARRRLDQTSPEYRHIDTCIRAGQRAKSLVERILVFARGGVSEKSIVDVEAAIHEVLESLEHRISSIISLEVSLQSDGFSVLCDPIQLHQVILNLCSNALQAIEEKGRLAVRLRHENFSQEIHTLTGTVVPGDYLCLEVLDNGIGMDKSVQERIFDPFFSTRGTGLGTGLGLSLVHGIVTDMGGGIQVESEVGIGSRFIVILPAIKICATVMEPSEERDRLNCHGEGQVVLVVDDEASLVSLMEEELAIYGFEPMGCTQPNEALNLLRENPMRFDLVITDESMPQMRGAELTRHARSIRENIPIILVSGFLTPKIVQEAKVCGVNLVLEKPLSVGQLGRAVFQVITSTPATGKYLEKLT; this comes from the coding sequence GTGATCAACGATATCCAGCGTGACCTTCAGGCTCAAGCGAGCATCATTGCAGAGCAGACTGCACGCGGGATTCAAGCTGTCGACATCGTTCTTGGCAACCTCGCTGATCGGATTAGCAACGAACCAGAGCTCTTGCAGGACAGGGACAAACTTGGTGAGCTTCTAACGCACCAGGCCGAAGGACTGGTTCAAACAGAAGGACTTGTAGTGGTCGACGCAAGGGGCGGCCCCCTTGCCACGTCATCCGAACTTCGCGAGTTACCGCCTGGCGAAATTATCTCAAATCAATCAGTTTTTCAGAGTTTAAAACTATCAGCGGTACCCAAACTTTGGGTTGGTAATGTAACTAGGGGCTCAATAAATAGTGCAATGACCTTTGCTATGGGGCGGCGCATTAGTGCGCTGACAAACGATTTTGCTGGCGTTGTCTCGGCACATGGCAAGGTGGAGTATTTTCAGCGATTCTATCGAGACTCCTTCCAAGATAAACCGATCAGAATTTCGCTAATGCACCGTGATGGCTGGTTGCTTGCAAGGCACCCTCCAGCAAATGAAATGCTGGGGCACCGTCTCGAAGTATTGGCGACGCTGTTACCCACAGAAAGCACTATTACAAGCACAGTAGCGCGGCTGCCAAGTCCCGTTGACGGCGCTGATCACTTTGTCGCACTTCAAGTGGTACCGGAGTACCCCTTGGTTATCGCCGTATCTTTGGAAGCATCAACCGCTTTGTCGGACTGGCGTGACCATGCTTGGACAACGCTATTCAGGACAGGTATTCTTTGTGCCTTAGCGGCGATGCTTCTTTGGATGGTATCGAGGCAAATAAATGCCCTTCAGACTGCCAGAAATTCACTCCAAGTATCTGATGAGCGATATGCAATCGCAATGGAGGGGTCGCGAGGGGGGCATTGGGTATACGACACCAAGAGCGACATCTTATACAGCTCGGAAGCAGTTAATAAGCTCTTTGGTTTAAATGCTCAAGCGCGTTCCATGCCTAGACTCGCTTACTACGCTTTGCTGCCTATTCATCCAGATGATCGTAAAAATTTGATAGAAAACAGCAATGCTGTTATTAAAGGCGAAGCAGATAGATTAGAGCAAGAGTACCGTATCGAGCTTTCAGATGGAGAGCATTGGATTCTTACGCGTGCACAACGTTTTCAGTCGTCGGAAGCAGGGGGCATCCAGGTAGCTGGTGTCAGTGTTGACATAACCGAACGCAAGCAGTTAGAGGCGGAACGTGAACGCTTGAGCGAAGAACTTAGGCGGGCTCAGCGCATGGAGGCGATTGGTACTCTGGCAGGCGGTATTGCACATGACTTTAATAACATACTGGCCAGCATTCTAGGACACGGCGAACTGGCCCGCCGGCGGCTCGATCAGACTTCTCCTGAGTACAGACATATAGATACGTGTATTCGTGCGGGTCAGCGTGCGAAATCTTTGGTGGAGCGGATACTCGTTTTCGCGCGTGGCGGTGTCAGTGAAAAGAGCATTGTTGACGTTGAAGCAGCAATTCACGAAGTGCTTGAATCACTTGAGCACCGAATAAGCTCAATAATATCTTTGGAAGTCAGCTTACAGAGCGACGGTTTTTCGGTACTTTGCGATCCAATTCAACTCCACCAAGTAATTCTCAATCTCTGCAGCAATGCCCTTCAAGCGATTGAAGAAAAGGGTAGATTGGCCGTAAGACTGAGACATGAAAACTTCAGTCAAGAAATTCACACCTTGACTGGAACTGTAGTGCCGGGCGACTACCTGTGTCTAGAGGTTTTAGACAATGGTATTGGGATGGACAAGTCCGTTCAGGAGCGAATTTTCGACCCATTTTTTTCCACACGCGGTACCGGATTAGGCACAGGACTAGGACTGTCGTTAGTGCATGGAATAGTGACTGACATGGGGGGAGGCATTCAAGTCGAAAGTGAAGTGGGAATTGGAAGTCGATTTATCGTCATATTGCCTGCCATAAAGATCTGCGCGACTGTAATGGAACCTTCTGAAGAACGAGATAGATTGAATTGCCACGGCGAAGGCCAAGTAGTACTAGTAGTAGATGATGAAGCATCATTGGTTTCCCTGATGGAAGAGGAGCTCGCGATATATGGTTTCGAGCCTATGGGTTGCACCCAACCGAACGAAGCACTAAATCTATTACGTGAAAATCCGATGCGATTTGATCTCGTAATAACAGATGAATCAATGCCTCAGATGCGTGGGGCAGAACTTACACGACATGCCAGGAGTATTCGGGAAAACATTCCAATAATACTGGTGAGTGGCTTTTTAACCCCGAAAATTGTCCAGGAGGCAAAAGTTTGCGGTGTCAACTTAGTCCTCGAAAAGCCACTTTCAGTTGGCCAGCTAGGTCGAGCTGTTTTTCAAGTTATTACAAGCACTCCAGCAACAGGTAAATATTTGGAGAAGCTAACATGA
- a CDS encoding fumarylacetoacetate hydrolase family protein, translating into MRDYIFPAPALRCLHVFQEPRLLPVRRVYCVGRNYAAHAREMGFSDRDPPFFFCKPGDAVLAAHHDVEMAVAYPSRTSDYQHEVELVVVIGRCGTNIPADTALDHVWGYAVGLDMTRRDVQMEMRRQGRPWETGKSFDDSAIVGEVIPVSRGGHVTEGAISVKVEDQLRQSSDVSLLMWPVNEIIAHLSSWFRLEPGDLIFTGTPEGVGPVVAGQTMVASIDGLPTVRVRVASDSEKSKDCGGQPPIPVASSDVRE; encoded by the coding sequence ATGAGGGACTACATATTTCCTGCGCCAGCATTGCGCTGCCTGCATGTGTTTCAGGAGCCGCGACTCCTTCCTGTTCGCCGCGTTTATTGCGTTGGACGCAACTACGCTGCCCACGCTAGAGAAATGGGGTTCTCCGACCGAGATCCACCGTTCTTCTTTTGCAAGCCTGGCGACGCTGTACTAGCAGCTCATCACGATGTTGAGATGGCCGTGGCATATCCCAGCCGCACTAGTGACTATCAGCATGAGGTCGAGTTGGTTGTCGTGATTGGCCGTTGTGGGACCAACATCCCTGCGGATACTGCTCTAGATCATGTGTGGGGTTACGCAGTAGGGCTGGACATGACACGTCGGGACGTCCAGATGGAGATGCGACGTCAGGGACGGCCTTGGGAAACCGGCAAATCCTTCGATGATTCAGCCATCGTGGGAGAAGTGATTCCGGTCTCCAGAGGGGGGCACGTTACTGAAGGGGCGATTAGCGTCAAAGTTGAAGATCAACTGCGTCAGAGTAGCGATGTCTCTCTGCTCATGTGGCCGGTAAATGAAATCATTGCCCACCTTTCGTCGTGGTTCCGACTTGAGCCCGGAGACTTGATTTTTACCGGAACGCCCGAGGGAGTAGGACCTGTAGTGGCGGGCCAAACCATGGTCGCTTCGATAGACGGATTGCCGACAGTTCGCGTAAGAGTGGCGTCGGATTCGGAGAAATCGAAGGATTGTGGGGGGCAACCTCCGATTCCCGTCGCAAGCAGCGATGTCAGAGAGTAA
- a CDS encoding efflux RND transporter periplasmic adaptor subunit → MNNRWNVNEISKSKLSGRARRILAWGVVASILVLGFLLIPILKSAAIDKSNSTVEISIDKAMAVEIVSPISREITRQLTVAGGFAARDEIVVGSDAPVRWNRVLVDIGSSVEEGQLLAQGDDSVLVAQLAQQEALLVQAEARFKLARENLGRAQQVQAAGIYSVEALDAKQNDAAVAAAQVSAIRAQIREVTARIAQTRVFSPVKGLVTHRAASVGAVTPPGGELFRIIKNSQVEWQAEVPEKELQQIREGSLASVDLGRGLKIEGRVRAVAPSVAKSTRRGIVYVSLPVHRDVRSGGHATGSIEIGRARVLVLPIRVVQYRDGIPFVYTVNERNIAETRTLSLGVQDGEHVEVTGIGQEARVVSTGAGFVKAGERLHVSALTRGASQ, encoded by the coding sequence ATGAATAACCGTTGGAATGTTAATGAAATATCTAAATCCAAATTGTCAGGAAGAGCCCGCAGAATACTTGCTTGGGGTGTTGTGGCATCTATTCTCGTCCTGGGATTTTTATTAATTCCGATTCTCAAAAGCGCAGCCATTGACAAGTCAAATTCAACGGTGGAAATATCCATAGATAAAGCGATGGCAGTCGAAATTGTCAGTCCGATATCGCGCGAGATAACGCGTCAGTTGACTGTTGCTGGGGGATTTGCTGCACGGGATGAGATCGTAGTGGGCTCGGATGCACCAGTTCGATGGAATCGTGTTCTGGTTGATATTGGAAGTTCTGTGGAAGAGGGTCAATTACTTGCACAGGGAGACGATAGTGTTCTGGTTGCTCAATTGGCTCAACAAGAAGCCTTATTGGTTCAAGCCGAAGCTCGCTTTAAATTAGCTCGTGAAAATCTGGGTCGCGCGCAGCAGGTGCAGGCGGCAGGTATTTACAGCGTTGAAGCCCTCGATGCCAAACAAAACGACGCGGCAGTCGCGGCGGCCCAGGTAAGCGCCATTCGAGCGCAAATACGTGAGGTTACCGCTCGCATAGCGCAGACACGTGTGTTTTCACCGGTAAAAGGTTTAGTGACACATCGAGCAGCCTCTGTGGGGGCTGTAACACCACCTGGTGGAGAGTTGTTCAGAATAATAAAAAATAGCCAAGTCGAATGGCAGGCAGAAGTACCTGAAAAAGAACTTCAGCAAATCCGTGAAGGTTCACTCGCTTCTGTAGATCTAGGCAGAGGTCTGAAAATTGAGGGGCGAGTTCGTGCGGTTGCACCGTCGGTGGCGAAGTCGACGCGCCGTGGCATTGTGTATGTGTCACTTCCGGTGCACCGCGATGTGCGATCTGGTGGCCATGCTACTGGATCTATAGAAATTGGTCGAGCCAGAGTATTGGTCTTGCCAATTCGCGTAGTTCAGTACCGCGATGGCATACCTTTCGTCTATACGGTTAATGAGCGGAATATTGCTGAAACTCGCACACTGTCGCTTGGAGTGCAAGATGGGGAACATGTGGAGGTGACGGGCATTGGGCAAGAAGCCCGCGTGGTATCCACTGGTGCTGGATTTGTAAAGGCTGGCGAACGACTCCATGTTAGCGCATTGACTCGGGGAGCTTCGCAATGA
- a CDS encoding acyl-CoA thioesterase, protein MSLNTYRGTVYPWHCDHVGHMNVMWYVGKFDEATWQLFRVLGLTPGYLRDTKRGMAAVDQHISYIREVHAGTTVSVTSRLLEVKERSVRFEHEMFDDETGEVVARTTLKGVHLDKVSRKSCAFDDAIVHGAKSLLSGGVDGAASQNA, encoded by the coding sequence ATGAGCTTGAACACCTATCGTGGCACTGTATACCCATGGCATTGCGACCATGTTGGCCACATGAACGTGATGTGGTACGTCGGGAAGTTTGACGAAGCTACCTGGCAATTGTTTCGTGTGCTAGGTCTGACGCCAGGCTACCTTAGAGACACCAAACGTGGGATGGCGGCAGTAGACCAGCACATTTCATACATACGGGAAGTGCATGCCGGGACCACAGTGAGTGTTACGTCTCGGCTGCTGGAGGTGAAGGAGCGAAGCGTACGTTTTGAGCACGAGATGTTTGACGATGAAACTGGTGAAGTCGTTGCTCGAACAACACTCAAGGGGGTGCACCTCGACAAGGTCAGCAGAAAGTCGTGTGCCTTTGACGATGCAATAGTCCATGGAGCCAAAAGTCTGCTGTCTGGCGGAGTGGATGGCGCGGCCAGCCAAAACGCCTGA
- a CDS encoding MFS transporter: protein MAATSMTCSAAIDEAPFSGAQKRIVFLCALVAMLDGFDTQAIAFVAPVVASQWGIQVAAFGAVFGAGLAGLMVGALVFGPLADRYGRRRITIITTALFGLLTLLTAWADSIGMLLALRFLTGLGLGGAMPNIIALTAEYAPARSRATMVSLMFCGFPLGAVLGGLVASRMIPVLGWESTFLLGGVLPLLLVPVLYIWLPESVRFLTMRGVHEQKLRSLMSSIVGEARAKAIIFEKQSSVAAAPSDTVKGLFGKGRTWRTLLLWVVFFMNLLLLYFLVNWLPSLLRQSGVALDKAIISTALLNLGGIVGALCFARLIDRFGPYKVLPTAYLAAAIATMVVGQTTGMGFGALMSMVFVVGFSVIGAQISINALAANSYPVEIRSTGVGWALGVGRAGSVVGPIVGGLLVATGLQLGLLFLIAAIPALLAAVAVIALAAQRGDQGVSNTRASGNLVEGQAR from the coding sequence ATGGCCGCCACATCAATGACATGCTCTGCCGCTATCGATGAGGCGCCATTCAGTGGTGCACAGAAGCGAATAGTCTTTCTATGCGCGCTGGTTGCAATGCTGGATGGCTTTGACACACAAGCCATTGCGTTCGTTGCCCCCGTGGTCGCGAGCCAATGGGGTATTCAAGTCGCTGCATTTGGCGCAGTTTTCGGTGCTGGACTTGCTGGCTTGATGGTTGGCGCGCTGGTTTTTGGGCCTCTTGCAGATCGCTATGGGCGAAGGCGAATCACTATCATCACAACGGCTCTGTTTGGGCTGCTCACGTTGCTAACTGCATGGGCAGACTCGATTGGAATGCTGCTCGCACTTCGCTTTCTTACGGGGCTTGGTTTGGGAGGTGCGATGCCTAACATCATTGCGCTGACGGCTGAGTACGCGCCAGCACGCTCACGAGCAACTATGGTGAGCCTGATGTTCTGCGGATTTCCTCTGGGCGCTGTACTTGGCGGATTAGTTGCCTCTCGAATGATTCCAGTTCTAGGCTGGGAGTCTACTTTTCTGCTGGGTGGGGTCCTGCCATTGCTGCTGGTGCCTGTGCTTTACATCTGGCTGCCTGAGTCTGTTCGGTTCTTGACCATGCGTGGTGTCCATGAACAAAAATTGCGCAGTTTGATGTCGAGCATTGTTGGTGAAGCGCGTGCGAAAGCCATCATTTTCGAAAAACAGAGCTCCGTCGCAGCGGCCCCTTCGGACACGGTCAAAGGACTCTTTGGTAAAGGGCGTACATGGCGAACACTGCTCTTGTGGGTCGTGTTTTTCATGAACCTTCTTTTGCTTTACTTTCTGGTCAACTGGCTCCCCTCGCTTTTGCGTCAGTCTGGAGTTGCGCTTGACAAAGCGATCATCTCAACAGCTCTCCTGAACTTGGGCGGAATAGTCGGAGCACTGTGTTTTGCGAGACTGATTGACAGGTTCGGCCCCTACAAAGTGTTGCCTACTGCATACCTTGCAGCAGCGATTGCCACGATGGTGGTTGGTCAAACGACGGGCATGGGTTTCGGGGCGCTAATGAGCATGGTGTTTGTTGTCGGGTTTAGCGTGATCGGAGCACAAATAAGTATCAACGCTCTCGCGGCGAACAGCTACCCCGTAGAGATCCGTTCGACTGGTGTTGGCTGGGCGCTCGGTGTGGGACGAGCTGGCTCGGTTGTAGGCCCGATAGTAGGTGGTCTTCTTGTAGCTACTGGGCTACAACTTGGTTTGCTGTTTCTAATCGCTGCTATACCAGCTCTCCTAGCAGCTGTTGCAGTGATCGCGCTAGCTGCCCAGCGGGGGGATCAGGGAGTTTCGAACACCCGCGCATCGGGCAATTTAGTTGAGGGGCAGGCGCGATGA